One window of the Pedobacter ginsengisoli genome contains the following:
- a CDS encoding arsenate reductase has protein sequence MIVYGIPNCNTVKKAMTWLTENGFKPEFHDFKKKGISAEKLNAWCDTFGWETVLNKKGTTWKKLSTEEQQEVNSKESAIKVLMTYTSAIKRPIIEVDGKPVLISFSEESYQSILK, from the coding sequence ATGATCGTATACGGAATACCAAATTGCAATACTGTAAAAAAGGCCATGACATGGTTAACTGAAAATGGGTTTAAACCAGAGTTTCATGACTTTAAGAAAAAAGGAATCAGTGCCGAAAAATTAAATGCCTGGTGTGATACATTTGGTTGGGAAACCGTACTGAACAAAAAAGGAACTACTTGGAAAAAGTTAAGCACAGAGGAACAGCAAGAAGTAAATAGCAAAGAGAGTGCAATTAAGGTCTTAATGACTTATACAAGTGCCATTAAACGTCCAATAATAGAGGTTGATGGGAAGCCTGTTTTAATTAGCTTTAGCGAAGAAAGCTACCAAAGCATTTTAAAGTAG
- a CDS encoding LytR/AlgR family response regulator transcription factor: protein MLAIAIDDEPIALDIIESHASKVPFIELKATFINAFEAITYLQNNKIDLIFLDIKMPDISGIDFLNSLTNPPMVIFTTAYSEHAVKGFELDAVDYLLKPFSLARFLKGCNKAQEFYTLRNSAESEEQPAAIFIKDGYEQIKVYIDDILYVEASGNYTLVHLANKPLLSTRIPISEMLLLLPAKAFIRTHRAFIVSKNKISKFDRSQIWIGEQVIPIGVTYSQCLRELH from the coding sequence ATGCTGGCAATAGCAATTGATGACGAGCCAATAGCCCTGGATATAATAGAGTCGCACGCGTCAAAAGTTCCATTTATTGAACTGAAGGCTACTTTCATAAATGCTTTTGAGGCCATAACTTATTTGCAAAACAATAAAATAGACTTAATTTTTCTGGATATCAAGATGCCTGATATCAGCGGTATTGACTTTTTAAATAGCTTAACAAACCCTCCGATGGTTATTTTTACAACCGCATATTCCGAACATGCGGTTAAGGGTTTTGAGCTCGATGCTGTAGATTACTTATTAAAACCATTTTCACTTGCCCGTTTTTTAAAGGGTTGCAACAAAGCACAGGAATTTTATACCCTCAGAAATAGTGCTGAAAGTGAGGAACAACCGGCTGCTATTTTTATAAAAGATGGCTATGAGCAGATAAAGGTTTATATTGATGATATATTATATGTAGAAGCTTCGGGCAATTATACACTGGTACACCTTGCAAACAAACCTCTTCTAAGTACCAGAATTCCAATAAGCGAAATGCTTTTACTGCTTCCGGCTAAAGCTTTTATTAGAACCCACCGTGCATTTATAGTTTCAAAAAACAAAATTAGTAAGTTCGATCGTTCTCAGATTTGGATTGGTGAGCAGGTTATCCCAATAGGAGTAACTTATTCTCAATGTTTAAGGGAATTACATTAA
- a CDS encoding M1 family metallopeptidase encodes MSYKSTILMVLLCVFALTTVAQQTDTKSSNYDAHAAFNPLFYTQNGNEYRSASGYPGPKYWQNHADYIISADLDEANNKITGSVTITYKNNSPDKLPYLWLQLDQNLFAPESRGNSLIAAGSRYGARGEKLIGGYKIEALSVSQKQKAVKFTSLIEDTRMQIRLAEPMAAAGDVVTIKMNFSFIIPINGSDRMGHLTTKNGEIFSIAQWFPRMCVYDDVLGWNTLPYWGAGEFYCEYGDFDFSVTAPANHIVMGSGELVNPQEVFTPVQLQRWNEAKSSDKTISIRSESEVNDPKSRPEKDKLTWKFKMKNARDVAWGSSKAFVLDAARINLPSGKKSLAVSVHPVESNGNDGYGRAVEYVKTSIEHYSEKWFEYPYPMAVNVASNVGGMEYPGIVFCGWKAKKGSAWGVIDHEFGHTWFPMIVGSNERKYGWMDEGFNTFINRISSSEFNNGEYKKDPDNMHKVAEKLQNPELEYIMLSPDAMKERNIGENLYYKPAQGLNILRNVVLGAGRFDYAFRQYIDHWAFKHPTPQDFFRSIENGAGEDLSWFWRGWFLDNWKMDQAIVSVTESNRDEPKGYNIVVANLEKMPMPIILEIKTKSGKTDQVKIPVDVWMRNNTWTVPYPTTEEVVSVVLDPENLLPDVNSDNNKWKKN; translated from the coding sequence ATGTCTTATAAGTCAACCATCCTGATGGTATTGTTGTGTGTATTTGCATTGACCACAGTGGCACAGCAAACGGATACAAAATCAAGTAATTATGATGCACATGCAGCATTTAATCCGCTTTTTTACACTCAAAATGGTAATGAATACAGATCGGCAAGTGGTTATCCAGGCCCAAAATACTGGCAAAATCATGCAGATTATATTATAAGTGCAGATCTTGATGAAGCAAATAATAAAATTACAGGTTCAGTTACCATTACCTATAAAAATAACAGCCCCGATAAATTACCTTATTTATGGCTGCAGTTAGATCAGAATTTATTTGCACCCGAATCCAGAGGGAACTCACTCATTGCTGCCGGAAGCAGATATGGCGCCAGAGGCGAAAAACTAATTGGTGGATACAAAATAGAAGCCTTATCTGTATCTCAAAAACAGAAAGCAGTTAAATTTACTTCTTTAATAGAGGATACCCGTATGCAGATAAGATTGGCTGAACCAATGGCTGCTGCAGGCGACGTGGTTACCATAAAAATGAATTTCTCATTTATCATTCCTATTAACGGGTCTGATAGGATGGGACATTTAACTACAAAAAATGGCGAAATATTTTCAATAGCCCAATGGTTTCCGCGGATGTGTGTTTACGATGATGTATTAGGATGGAATACCCTGCCTTATTGGGGTGCTGGCGAATTCTATTGCGAATATGGCGATTTTGATTTCTCTGTTACAGCACCGGCAAACCACATTGTTATGGGCTCGGGCGAGTTGGTAAATCCACAAGAGGTTTTTACTCCTGTACAATTGCAACGATGGAATGAAGCAAAATCAAGCGACAAAACAATCTCAATTAGATCTGAATCTGAAGTTAATGATCCTAAATCCCGTCCTGAAAAGGATAAACTTACCTGGAAATTTAAAATGAAAAATGCCAGAGATGTTGCCTGGGGTTCATCAAAGGCCTTTGTTTTAGATGCAGCTCGTATTAACTTACCAAGCGGCAAAAAATCATTGGCAGTTTCGGTTCATCCGGTTGAAAGTAATGGGAATGACGGTTACGGCCGCGCTGTTGAATATGTTAAAACATCTATAGAACACTATTCAGAGAAATGGTTCGAGTATCCTTACCCAATGGCAGTTAATGTTGCCAGTAATGTTGGTGGTATGGAGTACCCTGGTATTGTTTTTTGTGGCTGGAAGGCTAAAAAAGGCAGTGCATGGGGAGTTATAGATCATGAATTTGGCCATACCTGGTTTCCGATGATTGTGGGTAGTAATGAGCGTAAATACGGCTGGATGGACGAAGGTTTTAATACCTTTATCAATAGAATATCTTCTTCGGAATTTAACAACGGAGAGTACAAGAAAGATCCCGATAACATGCATAAAGTTGCAGAGAAGCTACAAAATCCGGAGTTGGAATATATCATGTTAAGCCCCGATGCTATGAAAGAGCGTAACATTGGAGAGAACTTGTACTATAAGCCAGCTCAAGGCCTGAATATCCTTAGAAACGTAGTATTAGGAGCCGGCCGTTTTGATTACGCTTTCAGGCAATATATAGATCATTGGGCCTTTAAACATCCAACACCGCAAGATTTCTTCCGTTCAATAGAAAACGGTGCTGGCGAGGATCTTTCGTGGTTTTGGAGAGGCTGGTTCCTGGATAACTGGAAAATGGATCAGGCTATTGTTTCTGTAACAGAATCTAACCGAGATGAACCTAAAGGTTATAATATTGTTGTTGCAAATCTTGAAAAAATGCCAATGCCAATCATTTTGGAAATAAAAACCAAAAGCGGCAAAACCGATCAGGTAAAAATTCCGGTAGATGTTTGGATGAGAAATAATACATGGACAGTTCCTTATCCTACAACAGAGGAAGTGGTGTCGGTTGTTTTAGATCCGGAGAATTTATTGCCCGATGTAAACAGCGACAATAATAAATGGAAGAAAAATTAA
- a CDS encoding VF530 family DNA-binding protein: MAIDEQKNNPLHGKTLEFILKQLVWHYGWEELGILVKIACFNNNPTMNSSLKFLRKTDWARKKVERLYLNTFH; the protein is encoded by the coding sequence ATGGCCATCGATGAACAGAAAAATAATCCATTACACGGAAAAACACTCGAATTTATCCTAAAACAACTTGTATGGCATTATGGTTGGGAAGAATTGGGCATACTCGTAAAAATTGCCTGCTTTAATAATAACCCCACCATGAATTCGAGTCTTAAATTTTTAAGGAAAACCGACTGGGCCAGGAAAAAAGTTGAGAGATTATATCTAAATACATTCCATTAA
- a CDS encoding response regulator — translation MEKINILIVDDRPENIIALEALLQRNDINLISTTNPNEALRISWEMDIAIALVDVQMPEMDGFELVEILKSNPRTKDILIIFVTAISKETKYAVKGLNTGAIDYLYKPLDPFITSAKVDSFIQFVRSQRELQAKNRELEAYQRELIKAKEEAEQGKRIKENFLANMSHEIRTPINGIIGIAHLLERTDLNDEQKEMISLLEISSSSLLGVINDILDLSKIEAGKFKINRAPTDIVSVCKSVINLLRIRAKEKKLALELELDSALPTHVLADSLRLNQILMNLIGNAIKFTSQGSVTLRVDILDNKGNNIKVKFSVSDTGIGIAPENIEKIFETFEQADEQTTVKFGGTGLGLSIVKNLAKLKGGHLEVSSEENKGSTFSFTNWYEIVKETATTQKMTKENFTPFKNVKILVAEDNPINKFLIVKILKDWMIDTDVVENGKDAINKLKENHYDLILMDTFMPVLNGLDAIRMIREGYAKGKENIPIITFSAAVMETDTKTAMDAGANDVISKPFELVTLHEKITKYTKVTY, via the coding sequence ATGGAGAAGATTAATATATTGATTGTTGATGACAGACCTGAAAATATAATAGCGCTTGAGGCACTATTACAAAGAAACGACATTAATTTAATCAGTACCACAAATCCGAACGAAGCACTTAGGATTTCCTGGGAAATGGACATTGCAATAGCTTTAGTTGATGTTCAAATGCCAGAAATGGACGGTTTTGAACTTGTAGAAATACTGAAAAGTAATCCTCGCACGAAAGACATACTTATCATATTTGTAACCGCAATTTCGAAAGAAACAAAATATGCTGTAAAAGGATTAAATACTGGTGCCATTGACTATTTATATAAACCGCTAGATCCGTTTATTACTTCTGCTAAAGTTGACTCGTTTATACAATTTGTAAGGAGCCAGCGCGAACTCCAGGCTAAAAACAGAGAGCTAGAGGCTTATCAGAGGGAGCTAATAAAAGCTAAAGAAGAAGCTGAACAAGGCAAAAGGATAAAAGAAAATTTTCTTGCCAACATGAGTCATGAAATCAGAACGCCTATAAATGGAATTATTGGCATTGCCCATCTCTTAGAGCGAACTGATTTAAACGACGAACAAAAGGAGATGATCTCATTACTTGAAATTTCTTCAAGTTCATTGCTGGGGGTTATTAATGATATACTGGATCTATCAAAAATTGAAGCTGGTAAATTCAAAATTAACAGAGCTCCCACAGATATAGTAAGTGTATGCAAGTCGGTCATTAACCTTTTAAGGATTAGAGCAAAAGAGAAAAAACTAGCCTTAGAATTAGAATTAGACTCTGCACTGCCAACTCATGTTCTTGCTGATTCATTGCGTTTAAACCAGATTTTAATGAATTTGATTGGGAATGCAATTAAGTTTACTTCGCAAGGTAGTGTTACATTAAGGGTAGATATTCTTGATAATAAAGGAAATAATATTAAGGTTAAATTTTCTGTAAGCGACACTGGAATAGGAATAGCCCCGGAAAATATTGAGAAAATATTTGAGACATTTGAACAGGCAGATGAGCAAACTACTGTAAAGTTTGGTGGTACTGGCCTTGGTTTATCTATAGTAAAAAACCTTGCCAAGCTTAAAGGCGGGCATCTGGAAGTATCAAGTGAAGAAAACAAAGGAAGCACTTTCAGTTTTACAAATTGGTATGAAATTGTAAAGGAGACAGCAACGACCCAGAAAATGACTAAAGAGAATTTCACCCCATTTAAGAATGTTAAAATTCTTGTAGCAGAGGATAATCCAATCAATAAGTTTCTTATTGTAAAAATATTAAAGGATTGGATGATTGATACAGATGTTGTTGAAAATGGTAAAGATGCAATTAATAAGCTAAAAGAAAACCACTATGACCTTATTCTAATGGATACCTTTATGCCTGTTTTAAATGGGCTTGATGCAATAAGAATGATTAGAGAAGGTTATGCTAAAGGAAAAGAAAATATCCCGATTATTACATTCTCTGCAGCAGTTATGGAAACAGATACCAAAACAGCTATGGATGCCGGGGCAAATGACGTAATAAGTAAGCCCTTTGAACTTGTAACTTTACATGAGAAAATAACCAAGTATACTAAGGTTACTTATTAA
- a CDS encoding sensor histidine kinase: MKLSELTKVEFWIATSLYGFAILLLVSNSGDRTPSQLEYLAKGANMEYSYVSNYLVPELFRFSILYFSFLLLNFCIIPALFKANSRALSLVILIGLFLGIGLITSVTYTYSKVYMFPDFNSTQDAYNHFFFKGFTYSAWLMLVITIYVCLKKLIISIKENENTGNDPYNRTKLEAVFGAAFWFVGLLLLIATSSPFEVIVCWTLVICSTIAIVIFSLYYLIPQVKESGKGFWNYFWKIFFITLASCVPLSLIALMFSNHGEVAAVVIAFHIPTQLIISAPLSWYIYKKRNESTNELNNLKTELGKSDASLSFLRSQINPHFLFNALNTLYGTALQEKAERTGEGIQKLGDMMRFMLQENLQDKISLTRDVDYLNNYIALQKLRTSRSASISIETQIEDQINGQLIAPMLLIPFVENAFKHGVSLQHPSHIKVTLQTKENTLYFDVNNSIHIKPDNDPEKLKSGIGLQNVKQRLALLYPRRHELIVRESANEFFIHLTLQL; encoded by the coding sequence ATGAAATTATCAGAATTAACGAAGGTTGAATTTTGGATAGCCACAAGCCTTTATGGGTTTGCAATCCTTTTACTTGTTTCAAATTCGGGCGATCGGACCCCTAGCCAGCTTGAATATTTGGCCAAAGGTGCAAATATGGAATATTCTTATGTTTCCAATTATCTTGTTCCTGAACTATTCCGTTTTTCAATACTCTACTTTAGTTTTCTCTTATTAAATTTCTGTATCATTCCGGCTCTTTTTAAGGCAAATAGCCGGGCATTGTCGCTGGTGATTTTAATTGGCCTGTTTCTGGGTATTGGATTAATTACAAGCGTCACATATACCTATAGCAAAGTTTATATGTTTCCTGATTTTAACAGCACTCAGGATGCCTATAATCACTTCTTTTTTAAAGGTTTTACCTATTCTGCGTGGTTGATGTTGGTTATAACCATATATGTATGTCTCAAAAAACTAATTATTAGTATTAAAGAGAATGAGAACACAGGTAATGATCCTTACAACCGCACTAAGCTAGAGGCTGTTTTTGGCGCAGCATTCTGGTTTGTGGGTCTGCTTTTACTAATAGCTACCTCATCGCCATTTGAGGTAATAGTATGCTGGACACTGGTGATCTGTTCAACAATAGCTATTGTTATCTTTTCTTTATACTATCTCATCCCACAAGTAAAAGAGTCGGGAAAGGGCTTTTGGAACTATTTCTGGAAGATATTTTTTATTACCCTAGCATCTTGTGTTCCTCTTTCTCTTATCGCATTAATGTTTAGTAATCATGGCGAAGTGGCAGCTGTTGTAATAGCTTTCCATATACCTACCCAACTTATCATAAGTGCTCCTTTATCGTGGTATATCTATAAAAAAAGAAATGAAAGTACTAATGAGCTTAACAACTTAAAAACTGAACTTGGAAAATCTGATGCAAGTTTAAGTTTCCTCAGGTCTCAAATTAACCCACACTTCTTGTTTAATGCTTTAAATACATTGTACGGGACCGCCTTACAAGAAAAAGCTGAACGTACGGGCGAAGGTATCCAGAAATTGGGCGATATGATGAGGTTTATGCTTCAGGAAAACCTGCAGGATAAAATTTCGCTAACCAGAGATGTAGATTACCTGAATAATTACATTGCTTTACAAAAATTAAGGACCTCCCGCTCTGCTTCAATTTCAATAGAAACACAAATTGAAGATCAGATTAATGGTCAACTGATAGCGCCAATGTTGCTTATTCCCTTTGTAGAAAATGCTTTTAAACATGGTGTTAGTTTACAACATCCATCACATATAAAAGTTACCCTCCAAACAAAGGAGAATACTTTATACTTTGATGTAAATAACAGTATTCATATTAAACCCGACAATGACCCAGAAAAACTTAAAAGTGGTATTGGCTTACAAAACGTAAAACAAAGACTTGCACTTTTATATCCGCGGAGGCATGAGTTAATTGTAAGGGAAAGTGCCAATGAATTCTTTATTCATTTAACACTGCAACTATAA
- a CDS encoding response regulator, whose protein sequence is MFKLSFKQQVLTGFAISLLFVLVSAITSYLSIDQLSKDTKWQGHTYDVMNLAKDVEFQVLNSETSIRGFVLSGNKEYLNPYHTNVSKILPTIAELKRLTIDNAEQQIRIDTLSQYAHAKIEEMKEVLRIYESKGKDATSARVMGGLGQFYKSQILKSGNQIIQNEVKLLAKRKAAIVSSSKQSEWVVLLSAIIIFCLILFLFSYIKKTFDQQKLTERQIRESNIELERISAENEQKNWLLSGVTAVNEAMRGEQDTEEFSTKVLASICNYINASVGSLFLANRSKKTIKFVGGYAFETAKGAVKEYQFGEGLVGQTAIEKQAKLLNKVPSDYIKIQSGLGSMIPSHIFLLPILFENETLAVIELGLNNEPDSSTLLFLNTIAENIGIGINSAVARVTLRALFEQTQQQAEELESQQEELRTTNEELVYKSEQLQASEEELRVQQEELRQTNAELEEKAQQLEERNILVNQAREAMSLKAEELEISSKYKSEFLANMSHELRTPLNSILILARILKENRPENLNEDQIKYAGVIHNAGSDLLALINDILDLSKIESGKIDLTIEHIQPKVVQQDMDALFGELARSKKITFKTTLEQNLPDSIFTDQTRLEQIVKNLLSNAFKFTSEHGEISLNISNATKESRFYSEQLRNSTKKIIAIEVKDTGIGIPEDKQKLIFEAFQQADGSTSRKYGGTGLGLSISKELAYILGGEIQVKSEPGHGSIFTLFIPEENTTNSPKEAINHVAEEAKIVPLIPEPVLLPVKNGTAQTLLIVEDDVVFADVLNDYAIEKGFKPLLAHSGDVGLEMAISQLPDAIVLDIMLPVMDGWTILKKLKENPKTKHIPVHMMSAGNEKESKAKKEGAIGFLKKPIEKDRLDEAFELLSSAYIKYDFNTVLVIEDQELHSTLLTQQLTESGVEVKQAFNGKEALELLENHTFDCIILDLKLPDISGFDLLDMIKSKPELVHVPVIINTAMELSDEKMAHIMRYTEAMVLKSNKSNDRLIDEVSLFMNKLKQGDKSPTVQSQNKSKGTSTIEKALKDKTILITDDDMRNIFALSSALQLYDINIIIANNGREALERLAEHEQIDLVLMDIMMPEMDGYEAMKAIRTEKRFSKLPIIALTAKAMKNDREKCIEAGANDYISKPVDMDKLLSMLRVWLS, encoded by the coding sequence ATGTTTAAATTATCTTTTAAACAACAAGTGCTAACAGGATTTGCTATATCCTTATTATTTGTTCTGGTGTCTGCAATTACATCATATCTTAGCATTGACCAGCTAAGTAAAGACACAAAATGGCAAGGTCATACATATGATGTTATGAATTTAGCTAAGGATGTTGAATTCCAGGTTTTAAACTCAGAAACCAGCATCAGAGGGTTCGTTTTATCTGGAAACAAAGAATATCTAAATCCTTACCACACTAATGTTTCAAAGATTCTGCCTACAATAGCCGAGTTAAAAAGGTTAACAATTGATAATGCTGAACAGCAAATCAGAATTGATACCCTAAGTCAGTACGCGCATGCTAAAATTGAGGAGATGAAAGAAGTTCTCCGCATTTATGAATCGAAGGGAAAAGATGCGACATCAGCAAGGGTAATGGGAGGTTTGGGCCAATTTTATAAATCCCAAATATTAAAATCAGGAAACCAAATAATCCAGAATGAAGTTAAGCTGCTAGCCAAAAGAAAAGCTGCAATTGTAAGTAGCAGCAAGCAAAGCGAATGGGTAGTTCTGCTAAGTGCTATAATTATTTTCTGTTTGATATTGTTTCTCTTTTCTTACATCAAAAAAACTTTTGATCAGCAAAAATTAACAGAAAGACAAATCAGAGAATCTAATATTGAATTAGAACGGATTTCAGCTGAAAATGAACAAAAGAATTGGTTACTATCTGGTGTAACCGCTGTAAATGAAGCTATGCGGGGCGAACAGGACACAGAAGAGTTTTCTACAAAAGTATTGGCATCAATATGTAATTATATAAATGCCTCTGTTGGATCGCTATTTCTGGCTAATCGCTCAAAAAAAACAATAAAATTTGTGGGGGGCTATGCATTCGAAACAGCAAAAGGAGCCGTAAAGGAATATCAATTTGGGGAGGGGCTAGTTGGACAAACTGCGATTGAAAAACAAGCCAAACTTCTTAACAAGGTTCCTTCAGATTATATAAAAATACAATCGGGATTAGGAAGCATGATTCCGAGTCATATATTTCTACTTCCAATACTATTTGAAAATGAAACGCTGGCAGTGATAGAATTGGGTTTAAACAATGAACCAGATTCATCTACTTTGTTGTTTTTAAACACAATTGCCGAGAACATTGGTATTGGAATAAACAGTGCCGTAGCACGTGTTACATTACGGGCCTTATTTGAGCAAACTCAGCAACAGGCCGAGGAATTGGAAAGTCAGCAGGAAGAACTTCGTACAACAAACGAGGAACTTGTTTATAAATCTGAGCAGTTGCAGGCATCAGAAGAAGAACTTAGGGTACAGCAAGAGGAACTTCGCCAAACAAATGCAGAACTAGAAGAAAAGGCGCAACAGCTTGAAGAACGGAACATACTTGTAAATCAGGCCCGGGAAGCGATGAGTTTAAAAGCTGAAGAACTTGAGATTTCGAGTAAATATAAATCTGAGTTTTTGGCCAATATGAGTCATGAGTTAAGAACTCCATTAAATAGTATATTGATTCTGGCAAGAATTTTAAAAGAGAATAGACCTGAGAATTTAAACGAAGATCAAATTAAATATGCGGGTGTTATCCATAATGCGGGTTCCGATCTGTTAGCTCTTATTAATGATATTCTTGATCTTTCAAAAATTGAATCCGGCAAAATAGACCTAACTATTGAGCACATTCAGCCTAAAGTTGTTCAGCAAGATATGGATGCGTTATTCGGTGAATTGGCTAGGAGCAAGAAAATCACTTTTAAAACAACGCTTGAACAAAATTTACCAGATTCAATATTCACTGATCAGACCAGGCTGGAGCAAATAGTAAAAAACCTATTATCAAATGCCTTTAAATTTACTTCAGAGCATGGAGAGATTTCTTTAAATATAAGCAATGCAACAAAGGAATCGAGGTTTTATTCTGAGCAGCTAAGAAACTCTACTAAAAAAATTATAGCAATAGAAGTAAAAGATACGGGAATTGGAATACCAGAGGATAAGCAAAAGCTAATCTTTGAAGCATTTCAGCAAGCAGATGGATCTACGAGCAGGAAATACGGCGGAACCGGGCTGGGTCTGTCTATTAGCAAGGAGCTAGCGTACATATTAGGTGGCGAAATTCAGGTTAAGAGTGAGCCTGGCCATGGAAGCATATTTACGCTTTTTATTCCTGAGGAGAATACGACAAACAGCCCTAAAGAGGCAATTAACCATGTTGCGGAGGAGGCTAAAATTGTGCCGCTAATTCCAGAACCTGTATTGCTCCCGGTTAAGAATGGTACCGCTCAAACTTTATTAATAGTAGAAGATGATGTTGTTTTTGCGGATGTATTAAATGACTACGCTATAGAAAAGGGTTTTAAACCTCTTCTTGCTCATAGCGGAGATGTTGGACTGGAAATGGCGATATCTCAACTTCCCGATGCCATTGTGCTTGATATTATGCTGCCAGTAATGGATGGATGGACAATACTTAAAAAACTTAAAGAGAATCCGAAAACCAAACACATTCCTGTGCACATGATGTCGGCCGGCAATGAAAAGGAAAGTAAGGCCAAAAAAGAAGGTGCAATTGGGTTCCTTAAAAAGCCTATTGAAAAGGACAGGTTAGATGAAGCTTTTGAACTTCTAAGTTCTGCATATATAAAATATGATTTCAATACGGTTTTAGTAATTGAAGATCAGGAACTGCATAGTACACTCTTAACCCAGCAGCTTACTGAAAGTGGTGTTGAAGTAAAGCAAGCATTTAACGGAAAAGAGGCTCTGGAACTTTTAGAAAACCACACTTTTGATTGTATTATACTTGATTTAAAACTTCCGGATATTTCTGGGTTTGATTTATTGGACATGATTAAGTCTAAGCCGGAACTTGTACATGTGCCTGTAATTATAAATACGGCAATGGAATTGAGTGACGAAAAAATGGCTCACATTATGAGGTATACTGAGGCTATGGTTTTGAAATCGAACAAGTCAAACGATAGACTAATTGATGAGGTAAGTCTTTTCATGAATAAGCTTAAACAAGGTGACAAGTCGCCTACAGTTCAAAGTCAAAATAAAAGTAAGGGAACCTCTACTATTGAGAAGGCATTAAAGGACAAAACTATTTTAATTACGGATGATGATATGCGTAATATTTTTGCCCTTTCGAGTGCATTACAACTTTATGATATAAATATTATAATAGCAAATAATGGCAGAGAAGCACTTGAAAGACTGGCCGAGCATGAACAGATTGATCTTGTTTTAATGGATATTATGATGCCAGAAATGGATGGATATGAGGCAATGAAAGCAATTAGAACGGAGAAACGTTTTTCTAAGCTCCCAATTATTGCTTTAACTGCAAAAGCCATGAAAAATGACAGAGAGAAATGTATTGAAGCAGGTGCAAATGATTATATCTCTAAACCGGTGGATATGGACAAGTTGTTATCAATGTTAAGGGTTTGGTTGAGCTAA
- a CDS encoding CheR family methyltransferase, producing MNQSADTITYEQLKDLVDFIRNVHGFDFGDYSAASLKRRVTRIMQLQRLSLFDLRTLLTNDPDYFETFLVEVTVNVTEMFRDPQFYKSVATNIIPYLKSYQRIKVWNAGCSTGEELYSYAILFSEESLYERCFFYGTDINVDVLEYARNGIYDLQKMKLYSENFHKTGTIHTLSDYYTAKYDAAKINHSLKKNVLFSVHNLASDGVFNEFQVISCRNVLIYFNTDLQKRVIELFYNSLANFGFLCLGSKETLRSTEIGRFKTIDKKNNIYQKIG from the coding sequence ATGAATCAATCGGCAGATACAATAACATACGAGCAGCTAAAAGATCTGGTAGATTTCATCAGGAATGTGCATGGTTTTGACTTTGGAGATTATTCGGCCGCGTCTTTAAAAAGGAGGGTGACCAGAATTATGCAGTTACAAAGGCTCTCACTATTTGATTTACGTACACTATTAACAAATGACCCGGATTACTTTGAAACTTTTTTAGTTGAGGTTACAGTAAATGTGACTGAAATGTTTAGAGATCCGCAATTCTATAAGTCTGTTGCTACCAATATAATCCCCTATTTAAAGTCATACCAACGGATAAAAGTTTGGAATGCAGGTTGTTCGACAGGAGAAGAACTTTATTCGTATGCTATACTTTTCTCTGAAGAAAGCCTTTATGAAAGATGTTTTTTTTATGGGACAGACATCAATGTGGACGTTTTGGAATATGCCCGCAATGGAATATATGATTTGCAAAAGATGAAGCTATATTCCGAAAATTTCCATAAAACGGGCACAATACATACACTATCTGATTATTATACAGCAAAGTATGATGCTGCCAAGATTAATCATTCTTTAAAGAAAAATGTATTGTTCTCTGTTCATAACCTAGCCTCGGATGGAGTGTTTAATGAATTTCAGGTTATATCATGCCGCAATGTGCTAATCTATTTCAATACCGATTTACAAAAAAGAGTAATTGAACTATTTTACAATAGTTTAGCTAATTTTGGGTTTTTATGTTTAGGATCAAAAGAGACATTAAGGAGTACAGAAATAGGCAGGTTCAAAACAATAGACAAAAAAAACAACATCTACCAGAAAATAGGTTAA